A region of Ferruginibacter albus DNA encodes the following proteins:
- a CDS encoding putative Ig domain-containing protein, giving the protein MKKLLLAAFTLFFSFIAIHSFSQSVAVTKTNPIKVYVHYMPWYDAPTNPVAGGSYTWGYHWTMTNRNPNVIDGNGHRQIASNYYPLIGPYASSDPNVIEYHLLLMKLSGIDGVLVDWYGTQGSNGDVGSLLTNSNAIINSTANAGLSFGLILEDRFWSNISNANASVAYARDNYFNKSNYIKGAGSKPFVGVFGPITYTNASSWTTILSNAGQAVDFRTLWDNTTAGSNADGQYTWVYNPGSDPLGYLNTYYANRAPSQQNVMAVAYPRYNDYYAQGGAGSSAPAIADNNAATLNTTLGYVTQYKTSAHIDAVQLCTFNDFGEGTIFEPTVEYGYRDLVRIQQYTGVAYTQSDLEQVYRLFTLRKKYASDATKQSQLNQVFNYFNALQISNAKALMDQVDGIAVAAPVISSATSATATVGNSFTYTIIASNTPASYNATNLPAGLSVNTSTGVISGTPTTAGSANVAISATNSGGTGTATLAITISNATSTAGDVVGKITVGYQGWFAAIGDGSPINAWWHYTQNWSQAPSATNNGLKSWPDVRDYTTTFATAWPNLGNGQQAKLFSSYTDQTVNTHFLWMQQNNLDVAALQRFNPTGGEGPVRDAITAKVKTAAEAYGRKFYIMYDVSGWTNMQTEMKADWTNKISAYTSSSAYAKQNGKPVVCIWGFGFNDDNHPWTADVCLDVINWFKSQGCYVIGGVPTHWRDQNSDSRPNFINAYKAFNMLSPWMVGRIGNVSDVDNFYTNYQSADQAYCTANGIDYQPCVLPGDLQEKQRVHGDFMWRQFYNMKRLNCQGIYISMFDEYNEGNQIAKTAENASYIPAGSSFLTLDEDGTAVSADYYMRLSGDGSKMFKGQIALTATRPTPYFITTTTQAPYGGTARVIPGKIEAEDYDTGGEGIAYHDNDAVNSGGQYRPSEGVDIETCADGGYNVGWTNAGEWMEYTVNVATAGTYTLQLRLASPNSGKTLHIELDGINISGTIAIPNTTDWQKWQTVSVTTPALTTGQKILKVVEETDGFNINYLSFTLNSLPPAPVISSAATATATVGAAFSYTITASNTPTSYNATGLPAGLSVNTTTGVISGTPTIATTSNVTISAINAGGTGTKTLIITVSNPPQAPYGGTARAIPGKIEAEDYDTGGEGIAYHDNDVANSGGQYRPSEGVDIETCADGGYNVGWTNAGEWMEYTVNVATAGTYTLQLRLASPNSGKTLHIELDGVNISGSIAIPNTTDWQKWQTVSVTTPALTTGQKVLKIVEETDGFNINYINFALNSTPAAPVISSAATATGTVGTVFSYTITASNSPTSYNATGLSAGLSVNTSTGVISGTPTTAATSNVTISAINAGGTGTKTLTITISPVAPVISSAATASATVSTAFSYTITASNNPTSYNATGLPAGLSVNTSTGVISGTPTTAATSNVTISATNAGGTGTKTLTITASNPAAPVISSAATTTATVGSLFTYTITASNSPISYNATGLPAGLSVNTSTGVISGTPTTAATSTITISATNAGGTGTKIVTITVSNATDPAGVVTCYKAPATITIDGNLNETGWNLNKSITKTVTGSVNNTATFGVLWDNTNLYIGAKILDANLYSESADMWNDDAFEIYIDANNNKSTTYDGKDNQFIIGYNKTTAFAKTAITGLQFKVVPIAGGYTVEVAIPWSQLGITPTAGASIGFDAGYDDDDNGGDRDGQAVWNGTINNYQSTADFGKLTLNASTSTVTSSRPVFSDISVLSDNDVTIIPNPVVNNKLAVVIKGLSGDADFEIVDNQGKIIKHFTSKVYPNSKLGINVANLNAGVYFLHIKTNSNSTIIKKFLVE; this is encoded by the coding sequence ATGAAAAAACTTTTGCTTGCAGCCTTTACGCTATTCTTTTCTTTTATAGCGATACATTCTTTCAGCCAATCAGTAGCAGTTACCAAAACAAATCCTATAAAAGTATATGTACATTATATGCCCTGGTACGATGCACCAACAAATCCCGTTGCAGGTGGCAGTTATACCTGGGGTTATCATTGGACGATGACCAATCGAAACCCAAATGTTATTGATGGAAACGGGCACCGGCAGATTGCCTCTAACTATTATCCTTTGATCGGCCCTTATGCCAGCAGCGATCCAAATGTGATAGAATATCATTTATTGCTGATGAAATTATCGGGAATTGATGGTGTATTGGTAGATTGGTATGGTACACAAGGCTCCAATGGTGATGTAGGTTCTCTATTGACCAACTCTAACGCCATTATTAATAGCACAGCAAACGCAGGTTTATCTTTTGGGTTGATATTGGAAGATCGTTTCTGGAGCAATATCTCCAATGCCAATGCAAGTGTTGCTTATGCCAGAGATAATTATTTCAATAAATCGAATTATATAAAAGGCGCCGGCAGTAAGCCTTTTGTTGGTGTATTTGGACCGATCACTTATACCAATGCAAGCAGTTGGACAACCATTCTTTCTAATGCAGGACAAGCAGTAGACTTCAGAACATTATGGGATAACACTACTGCAGGTTCTAATGCTGATGGACAATATACATGGGTGTACAATCCCGGCAGCGACCCATTAGGTTATTTAAATACTTATTATGCAAACCGGGCACCATCGCAACAAAACGTAATGGCAGTAGCATATCCACGTTACAATGACTATTATGCGCAAGGTGGCGCAGGCAGTTCTGCTCCTGCCATTGCAGATAATAATGCTGCTACTTTAAATACTACCTTAGGTTACGTTACGCAATACAAAACATCTGCACATATTGATGCGGTGCAATTATGCACCTTCAACGATTTTGGTGAAGGAACCATCTTTGAACCAACCGTTGAATATGGCTACAGAGACTTGGTTCGCATACAACAATATACCGGTGTCGCCTATACGCAAAGTGACCTGGAACAAGTATATCGGTTATTCACGCTTAGAAAAAAATATGCTTCAGATGCTACAAAGCAATCACAGTTAAACCAGGTGTTTAATTATTTCAATGCTTTACAAATAAGCAATGCCAAAGCATTAATGGACCAGGTAGATGGAATTGCCGTTGCTGCACCCGTTATTTCAAGCGCTACCTCTGCAACTGCAACAGTCGGCAATTCTTTTACCTATACTATTATTGCTTCGAATACACCTGCCAGCTATAATGCAACCAACTTACCTGCCGGCTTAAGTGTGAATACTTCAACAGGTGTTATCAGTGGTACTCCAACAACAGCAGGCTCTGCCAATGTAGCTATCAGTGCAACCAACAGCGGAGGTACGGGAACAGCAACATTGGCAATTACTATATCCAATGCAACATCCACTGCCGGAGATGTGGTGGGAAAAATTACAGTGGGTTACCAGGGATGGTTTGCTGCTATTGGCGATGGCTCTCCCATTAATGCCTGGTGGCATTATACGCAGAATTGGTCACAAGCTCCTTCTGCAACAAACAATGGGCTTAAGTCTTGGCCGGATGTTCGTGATTACACAACCACTTTCGCAACAGCTTGGCCCAATTTGGGAAATGGCCAACAGGCAAAATTATTTTCATCCTATACAGACCAAACAGTCAACACACATTTTTTATGGATGCAGCAAAACAATTTGGATGTAGCAGCCTTACAACGTTTCAATCCAACAGGTGGCGAAGGCCCGGTACGTGATGCTATTACAGCTAAAGTGAAAACAGCTGCTGAAGCTTATGGAAGAAAATTTTACATCATGTACGATGTAAGCGGCTGGACAAATATGCAAACAGAAATGAAAGCTGATTGGACAAATAAGATCTCTGCTTATACTTCATCATCAGCCTATGCAAAACAAAACGGCAAGCCTGTTGTGTGCATTTGGGGTTTTGGATTTAATGATGACAATCATCCATGGACAGCAGATGTTTGTTTAGATGTGATCAACTGGTTTAAAAGCCAGGGTTGTTATGTAATTGGCGGAGTGCCTACACATTGGCGTGATCAAAACAGTGATTCCCGTCCAAACTTTATTAATGCGTACAAAGCATTCAACATGCTGTCGCCATGGATGGTTGGCAGAATTGGAAATGTAAGTGACGTAGATAATTTTTATACAAATTATCAAAGTGCAGACCAGGCGTATTGCACAGCTAACGGTATCGACTACCAGCCATGCGTATTACCCGGCGATCTGCAAGAAAAACAAAGAGTACATGGTGATTTTATGTGGCGCCAATTTTATAACATGAAGCGTTTGAATTGCCAGGGTATTTACATTTCAATGTTCGATGAATACAATGAAGGCAATCAAATTGCAAAAACAGCAGAGAATGCTTCTTACATTCCTGCGGGCTCTTCTTTCCTTACATTAGATGAAGATGGCACAGCTGTTTCAGCAGATTATTACATGCGCCTTTCCGGCGATGGAAGTAAAATGTTTAAAGGACAAATTGCATTAACTGCAACACGTCCTACTCCTTATTTTATAACAACAACTACGCAAGCTCCTTATGGTGGCACAGCAAGAGTAATCCCGGGAAAAATTGAAGCAGAAGATTATGATACCGGTGGTGAAGGAATTGCTTATCATGATAATGATGCAGTCAATAGTGGGGGACAATACAGACCAAGCGAAGGTGTGGATATTGAAACCTGTGCCGATGGCGGATATAATGTTGGCTGGACAAATGCAGGCGAATGGATGGAATACACTGTGAATGTTGCTACAGCAGGAACCTATACATTACAATTACGCTTAGCATCTCCTAACTCAGGCAAAACATTACACATTGAATTGGATGGTATAAATATTTCAGGAACTATTGCTATTCCTAATACAACTGATTGGCAAAAATGGCAAACAGTAAGTGTTACAACACCTGCTTTAACCACAGGGCAAAAGATCTTAAAAGTAGTTGAAGAAACAGACGGCTTTAATATAAATTATTTAAGCTTTACACTGAATAGCTTACCCCCTGCACCGGTTATTTCAAGCGCTGCTACTGCTACAGCAACAGTTGGTGCTGCATTTAGTTATACTATTACTGCATCTAACACTCCTACAAGTTATAATGCTACAGGATTGCCGGCAGGATTAAGTGTGAATACAACTACAGGTGTTATCAGCGGAACTCCGACAATAGCTACAACTTCTAATGTAACTATCAGTGCAATCAATGCCGGTGGTACGGGAACGAAAACGTTAATCATAACCGTTAGTAACCCTCCGCAAGCACCTTATGGTGGCACAGCAAGAGCAATCCCCGGAAAAATAGAAGCAGAAGATTATGATACAGGTGGTGAAGGAATTGCTTATCATGATAATGATGTAGCCAATAGTGGCGGACAATACAGACCAAGCGAAGGTGTTGATATTGAAACCTGCGCCGATGGCGGATATAATGTTGGCTGGACAAATGCGGGGGAATGGATGGAATATACCGTAAATGTTGCTACAGCAGGAACGTACACATTACAATTACGCTTAGCATCTCCTAACTCAGGTAAAACATTACACATTGAATTGGATGGTGTAAACATTTCAGGTTCCATTGCTATTCCTAATACAACTGATTGGCAAAAATGGCAAACAGTAAGTGTTACAACACCTGCCTTAACTACGGGGCAAAAAGTTTTAAAAATCGTAGAAGAAACAGATGGCTTCAATATAAACTATATAAATTTTGCTTTAAACAGTACACCTGCCGCACCGGTTATCTCAAGCGCTGCCACTGCTACAGGAACTGTTGGCACTGTCTTTAGCTATACCATCACAGCATCCAATAGTCCTACAAGCTATAATGCAACGGGATTATCTGCCGGATTATCTGTAAACACTTCTACAGGTGTTATTAGTGGAACTCCAACAACAGCTGCAACCTCGAATGTTACTATCAGTGCAATTAACGCAGGTGGCACAGGAACAAAAACATTGACCATTACTATTAGTCCCGTTGCGCCTGTTATTTCGAGTGCTGCTACTGCAAGCGCAACAGTTAGTACTGCATTCTCTTATACTATTACCGCATCTAACAATCCTACAAGCTATAATGCGACAGGATTACCTGCCGGATTATCTGTGAATACTTCTACAGGTGTTATTAGCGGTACGCCTACAACAGCGGCAACTTCTAATGTAACTATCAGTGCAACCAATGCAGGTGGTACGGGAACAAAAACGTTAACCATTACCGCTAGCAACCCTGCAGCACCTGTTATTTCAAGTGCTGCTACTACAACAGCAACTGTTGGATCTTTGTTTACTTATACAATTACAGCATCTAATAGTCCTATAAGCTATAATGCAACGGGATTACCTGCAGGATTATCTGTAAACACTTCTACAGGTGTTATTAGTGGCACGCCTACAACAGCTGCAACTTCTACTATCACTATTAGTGCAACCAATGCAGGTGGCACAGGAACAAAAATAGTAACCATCACCGTTAGTAATGCGACTGACCCTGCAGGTGTAGTTACCTGTTACAAAGCACCGGCAACAATTACTATTGATGGCAACCTGAATGAAACAGGATGGAATCTAAATAAATCAATTACCAAAACAGTAACAGGCAGTGTAAACAATACTGCAACATTTGGTGTGCTATGGGATAATACTAATTTATACATTGGCGCTAAAATATTAGACGCAAACCTCTACAGTGAATCTGCTGACATGTGGAATGATGATGCATTTGAAATTTATATCGATGCCAATAATAATAAGAGTACAACTTATGATGGAAAGGATAATCAGTTTATTATCGGTTATAATAAAACAACTGCTTTTGCTAAAACAGCTATTACCGGTTTGCAATTTAAAGTTGTGCCGATAGCAGGTGGTTATACTGTTGAAGTAGCAATTCCCTGGTCGCAATTAGGAATAACACCAACAGCAGGAGCAAGCATTGGCTTTGATGCAGGGTATGATGATGATGACAATGGCGGAGACAGGGATGGACAAGCCGTTTGGAACGGAACGATCAATAATTATCAAAGCACTGCTGATTTTGGTAAACTGACTTTGAATGCAAGTACTTCAACTGTTACCAGTTCACGCCCGGTATTTAGTGATATTTCAGTTTTGTCCGATAATGATGTTACGATAATTCCTAATCCTGTTGTCAATAACAAGCTTGCTGTTGTTATTAAAGGGTTAAGCGGAGATGCTGATTTTGAGATTGTGGATAATCAAGGAAAAATTATTAAGCATTTTACTTCAAAAGTTTATCCAAATTCAAAACTAGGCATCAATGTTGCTAATCTAAACGCCGGTGTGTATTTCTTACATATTAAAACCAATTCCAATTCTACTATAATAAAGAAATTTTTGGTGGAATAA
- a CDS encoding putative Ig domain-containing protein — protein sequence MKHLSTLTSVLSLVIILTFSKANAQQSLIKITQWNWNAYVHLPASYNSNPSKLYPTIIFFPGVGEVGTDASLVILNGPGAYIAQGWNGNVKVGTDSVEFIVISVQPAQSWPIIAQTQAAIQALKGLYRIDPNKLSLTGLSMGGWQAALFVSGDPVGGPYTYASQVASLVNVEGVTPSDNSPYPGRWDNYATTGGRLACFEQKNDFRDMQTYVNEMNKVKAGSAIYTQTNFGDGSHCCWASFYGGGGTQPTNFTLDGVSQNIYQWMAKQSLSSQTVAPTAAPVITSETALTGNVSSAFSYTIIASNSPTSFSATGLPAGLSINTTTGIISGTPTTTGTYTVTINATNVKGTGSKTITITIKSAIPSISSATSATGKVGTAFSYTITASNTPTGFNATGLPAGLSINTTTGVISGTPTTAATSNITISATNAGGSDSKTLTLTVSPAAPVISSAATATATVGTAFSYTITASNNPTSYSATSLPAGLNINTTTGVISGTPTTAATSNVTINAINAGGTGTKTLTITVNPAAPVISSAATATAIIGTAFSYSITASNTPTSYNATGLPAGLSINTSSGLISGKPTTAGTYNTTITATNAGGTGTKTLSITVSNSLPAAPAISSSATATATVGTSFSYTITASNTPTSYNATGLPTGLSINTSSGVISGTPTTAGSYAVTISATNAGGTGTKTLSITINPAAPVISSAVTAAATVGTTFSYTITASNNPTSFNATGLPAGLSVNTSSGVISGIPTTAGTTNVSISAINAGGTGIKTLSITVSVATQCTGSIIVNTNIAPILDGTIDTNWAKAPVTSITKTINGTKQADFAAQWRAMYDNTYLYVLVEVKDATLKAPPYGPNTWDDDAVELYIDGNNEKSTSYDANDRQYGFNWGVTPSTTAMYGTANRTGIVYAIPTVSGGYNLAVKIPWSTLSVTPSAGKQMGFDININDNDGGNADKTRQATNSWFSTSNQEFTNSSLFGTAPLTVCGTVTPPAAPVISSAVTATATVGTSFNYAIAASNNPTSFNATGLPAGLSVNTSTGIISGTPTAAGTSNVTISAINAGGTGTKTLSITVSNPPAPVISSTVTATATVGTPFSYAITASNNPTSFSATGLPSGLSINTSTGIISGTPTVAGTSNVTINAINAGGTGTKIVTITINNATDAAGVVTCYKAPGTITIDGNLNETGWNLNKSISKSVTGTVNNTATFGVLWDNNNLYIGAKIIDANLYSESADLWNDDALEIYIDANNNKAASYDGKDNQFIIGYNKTTAFTKTAITGLQFKTVAITGGYTVEVAIPWSQLGLTPSAGLSIGFDAGNDDDDNGGDRDGQAVWNGTINNYQSTADFGILTLNANTSTITSSRPSITVISDYKDVRLIPNPAVNGKLTIVTQGLSGNTFLEIRDLQGRLLQQLSKSTEEGSSINLNVVSLIKGTYILQVRNKETVIVKKFLVE from the coding sequence ATGAAACACCTCTCCACTTTAACAAGTGTGTTATCACTTGTTATTATCCTTACGTTCTCTAAAGCCAATGCACAACAATCTCTTATTAAGATCACGCAATGGAACTGGAATGCCTATGTGCATTTGCCTGCCAGTTATAACAGCAATCCATCTAAATTATATCCAACAATCATCTTCTTTCCGGGTGTTGGAGAGGTCGGAACTGACGCAAGTTTAGTAATACTCAATGGTCCCGGTGCATACATTGCGCAAGGATGGAATGGCAATGTAAAAGTGGGAACGGATAGTGTTGAATTTATTGTGATCAGCGTACAGCCGGCTCAGTCATGGCCTATCATCGCACAAACACAAGCTGCCATACAAGCTTTAAAAGGACTTTACAGAATTGACCCCAATAAACTTTCTCTTACAGGATTGTCGATGGGCGGTTGGCAAGCTGCTTTATTTGTATCGGGCGATCCGGTAGGAGGTCCATATACTTATGCTTCGCAAGTAGCAAGTCTTGTAAATGTTGAAGGTGTCACGCCTAGTGATAATTCTCCCTACCCTGGTCGCTGGGATAATTATGCTACTACAGGTGGCCGATTGGCATGCTTTGAACAAAAGAACGATTTCAGAGATATGCAGACCTATGTGAATGAAATGAACAAAGTAAAAGCAGGTTCTGCTATTTATACACAAACAAATTTTGGAGATGGAAGTCATTGTTGCTGGGCCTCTTTTTATGGAGGCGGAGGTACGCAACCCACCAATTTCACATTAGATGGTGTATCACAAAATATTTATCAATGGATGGCTAAACAATCTTTGTCATCACAAACAGTGGCGCCAACTGCTGCACCGGTCATTACAAGTGAAACAGCTTTAACAGGAAATGTTAGCTCTGCATTTAGTTATACCATTATCGCATCAAACAGTCCAACCAGTTTTAGCGCTACAGGTTTACCGGCAGGATTGAGCATTAATACTACTACCGGCATCATAAGCGGTACGCCAACAACAACCGGAACATATACTGTTACTATTAATGCTACCAATGTAAAAGGCACAGGTTCTAAAACAATAACAATTACTATTAAATCGGCTATTCCCTCTATTTCAAGCGCTACTTCTGCAACAGGAAAAGTTGGAACAGCATTCAGTTATACTATTACAGCATCTAACACGCCAACCGGTTTTAATGCTACAGGATTACCTGCAGGATTAAGTATTAATACAACCACCGGTGTTATCAGTGGTACGCCAACAACTGCTGCTACATCCAATATTACTATCAGCGCTACGAATGCAGGCGGATCTGATTCAAAAACATTAACCCTGACCGTTAGTCCCGCTGCTCCTGTGATCTCCAGCGCTGCTACAGCTACTGCTACAGTAGGCACCGCATTTAGCTATACTATCACAGCGTCTAACAATCCCACAAGCTATAGTGCAACAAGTTTACCGGCAGGATTAAATATAAATACAACTACCGGTGTTATCAGCGGTACACCTACAACTGCTGCGACATCCAACGTTACTATTAATGCAATCAATGCAGGTGGCACAGGGACAAAAACATTAACCATTACTGTTAATCCCGCAGCTCCGGTTATTTCAAGTGCTGCGACAGCAACAGCTATAATTGGTACTGCTTTTAGTTATTCGATTACTGCTAGCAATACACCAACAAGTTATAATGCAACTGGTTTGCCTGCCGGATTAAGCATAAATACTTCTTCCGGTTTGATCAGTGGAAAGCCAACTACAGCAGGAACATATAATACTACTATCACTGCAACCAATGCGGGGGGGACGGGTACCAAAACATTATCCATTACCGTTAGTAACTCTCTTCCTGCAGCCCCTGCAATCTCGAGCTCAGCTACTGCTACAGCAACTGTTGGCACCTCGTTCAGCTATACAATTACTGCTAGCAATACGCCAACAAGCTATAATGCAACTGGTTTGCCTACCGGATTAAGCATAAATACCTCATCCGGAGTTATCAGCGGAACTCCGACAACAGCAGGCAGTTACGCTGTCACGATCAGTGCAACCAATGCGGGTGGTACTGGCACCAAAACATTATCCATTACGATAAATCCTGCGGCTCCTGTTATTTCAAGCGCTGTTACTGCTGCAGCAACAGTTGGTACAACTTTTAGCTATACTATTACCGCTTCTAACAATCCAACAAGCTTTAACGCTACGGGATTACCGGCAGGATTAAGCGTGAATACTTCTTCAGGCGTTATCAGCGGCATCCCTACAACGGCAGGTACAACTAACGTCTCCATTAGTGCAATCAATGCAGGCGGAACAGGAATAAAAACATTATCCATTACCGTTAGTGTGGCAACTCAATGTACAGGATCTATCATTGTAAATACAAACATTGCTCCCATCTTGGATGGCACTATTGATACAAACTGGGCAAAAGCTCCTGTTACAAGCATAACTAAAACCATCAATGGAACAAAACAAGCTGATTTTGCTGCACAATGGAGAGCAATGTATGATAATACGTATTTGTATGTTTTGGTAGAAGTGAAAGATGCTACCTTAAAAGCGCCACCTTATGGACCTAATACATGGGATGATGATGCCGTAGAACTTTATATTGATGGCAATAATGAAAAATCAACGTCTTATGATGCGAATGACCGGCAATATGGATTTAACTGGGGAGTTACGCCTTCCACTACTGCTATGTATGGTACTGCCAATAGAACAGGAATAGTGTATGCGATACCGACAGTTTCGGGCGGCTATAATCTTGCTGTAAAAATTCCATGGTCAACATTGAGCGTAACACCTTCTGCAGGAAAGCAAATGGGTTTTGACATCAATATTAATGATAATGATGGCGGCAATGCTGATAAAACAAGACAAGCTACTAATTCCTGGTTCTCAACCTCCAACCAGGAATTCACAAACAGCAGCTTATTTGGAACGGCTCCTTTAACGGTTTGCGGAACTGTAACGCCGCCGGCAGCTCCTGTTATTTCAAGCGCTGTGACGGCTACTGCTACAGTGGGCACCTCATTTAACTATGCTATTGCCGCTTCTAACAATCCAACAAGCTTTAACGCTACGGGACTACCGGCGGGATTAAGTGTGAATACTTCTACTGGCATTATCAGCGGAACACCTACTGCAGCCGGAACATCCAATGTTACTATCAGTGCCATTAATGCAGGCGGAACAGGAACAAAAACGCTATCCATCACCGTTAGTAATCCTCCTGCCCCAGTTATCTCAAGTACAGTTACGGCTACAGCTACAGTGGGCACTCCGTTTAGCTATGCTATTACAGCATCCAATAATCCAACAAGTTTTAGCGCTACGGGATTACCGTCAGGATTAAGTATTAATACTTCCACAGGCATTATCAGCGGAACACCTACTGTAGCCGGAACATCCAATGTTACTATAAATGCGATCAATGCCGGAGGTACAGGCACAAAAATAGTAACCATCACCATCAATAATGCGACAGATGCAGCGGGTGTAGTTACCTGCTATAAAGCACCCGGTACTATTACAATTGATGGCAACCTAAATGAAACGGGGTGGAATCTTAATAAATCAATTTCCAAATCTGTAACCGGCACTGTAAATAACACAGCTACGTTTGGCGTACTATGGGATAATAACAATCTTTATATCGGCGCTAAAATCATAGATGCAAATCTTTATAGTGAATCGGCCGATCTATGGAATGACGATGCCCTTGAAATTTATATCGATGCCAATAATAATAAAGCAGCGTCATACGATGGAAAGGATAACCAATTTATCATCGGCTATAATAAAACAACTGCATTTACTAAAACAGCTATTACCGGCTTACAATTTAAAACGGTTGCAATAACAGGCGGTTATACAGTTGAGGTTGCCATTCCATGGTCGCAATTAGGATTAACTCCATCAGCAGGTTTAAGCATTGGCTTTGATGCCGGCAACGACGATGATGATAATGGCGGCGATAGAGACGGGCAAGCTGTCTGGAATGGCACTATCAATAACTATCAAAGCACTGCCGATTTTGGAATACTAACATTAAATGCCAATACTTCAACTATTACAAGTTCACGTCCATCAATAACTGTGATCAGTGATTATAAAGATGTTAGATTAATTCCTAATCCTGCTGTAAATGGAAAACTTACCATTGTTACACAAGGATTATCAGGCAATACATTTTTAGAAATAAGAGATCTGCAAGGAAGGCTGCTCCAACAACTCTCTAAATCGACAGAAGAAGGATCAAGTATAAATTTGAATGTTGTCAGCCTTATAAAAGGAACATACATCTTACAAGTACGAAATAAAGAAACGGTCATAGTCAAAAAATTCCTGGTAGAATAA
- a CDS encoding aldo/keto reductase, producing MQYQQLGKSSMQISRIGFGCMSLKPGQEDLYYLVNKAIEGGITYFDTADLYDRGLNEINIGKAVKNKRNKIILATKGGNEWISGEEGWNWNPSKSYLLKAVENSLERLQTDYIDLYQLHGGTINDNIDEVIEAFELMQQQGKIRYYGISSIRPNVIKEYVNKSSMVSVMIQYSLLDRRSEEVCLPLLQENNIGVLARGVLAKGVLVDKHATAYLNYDERQVYAASKVIKEIAGNRSNSSIAIQFALQNTAVTSAIIGIRTSQQLEDVLQSSIDVKLSADEMKALQLSIPLNYYEQHR from the coding sequence ATGCAATATCAACAGTTGGGTAAGTCGTCTATGCAAATAAGCAGGATAGGTTTTGGTTGTATGTCGTTAAAACCTGGACAGGAAGATCTTTATTACCTGGTTAATAAAGCTATTGAAGGTGGGATAACTTATTTTGACACAGCCGACTTATATGACCGTGGACTTAACGAGATCAATATCGGTAAAGCCGTAAAAAATAAACGCAATAAAATTATTCTTGCTACTAAGGGCGGTAACGAATGGATAAGTGGAGAAGAAGGCTGGAATTGGAATCCTTCCAAATCATATCTATTAAAAGCAGTGGAAAACAGTTTAGAGCGCTTACAAACTGATTACATAGATTTATATCAATTACATGGAGGAACGATCAATGATAATATTGATGAGGTTATTGAAGCGTTTGAATTAATGCAACAACAAGGAAAGATCCGGTATTATGGAATATCTTCTATTCGCCCTAATGTGATAAAAGAATATGTAAATAAAAGTAGCATGGTAAGTGTTATGATACAATACAGTTTATTGGATCGTCGATCTGAAGAAGTTTGTTTGCCTCTTTTGCAGGAGAATAATATTGGTGTTTTGGCAAGAGGAGTTTTAGCAAAAGGAGTATTGGTAGATAAGCATGCAACGGCATATTTGAACTACGATGAAAGACAGGTATATGCTGCATCTAAAGTGATAAAAGAAATAGCAGGTAACAGGTCAAATTCGTCAATAGCTATTCAGTTTGCGTTGCAAAATACAGCCGTTACTTCCGCTATAATTGGTATAAGAACTTCTCAACAACTAGAGGATGTTTTGCAAAGTAGCATTGATGTAAAATTATCTGCTGATGAAATGAAGGCATTGCAATTGAGTATCCCTTTAAATTATTACGAACAACATAGGTAA